A stretch of Lathyrus oleraceus cultivar Zhongwan6 chromosome 6, CAAS_Psat_ZW6_1.0, whole genome shotgun sequence DNA encodes these proteins:
- the LOC127092549 gene encoding peroxisomal membrane protein 11A, translating into MDSEPAAPSPNPKPNLPTPSNAVVSSKPKQRDLLTHLEAYLAKRDGVDKLLKICRYVTKLIVASSVLPLDPNLSHRLKSFESSVGVSRKAFRLGKFVQDLNALRNTRVDSTTELIISVIAYGSEGFYFFVEQFVWLAKTGLIDPKRSRILTKVSAYAELVGYFGSVAMKFRDLGVIVEEEGCLKSSIEIEGLRGDDFGEKELKLGKLREKKLMKRFSIVQDLADGLMALDDILDGNAPFSKPIVLSSAGLLSALISTHKNWVSC; encoded by the coding sequence ATGGATTCCGAACCTGCTGCTCCGTCACCGAACCCAAAGCCAAACCTACCAACCCCAAGTAACGCCGTCGTTTCCTCAAAACCAAAACAACGAGACTTATTAACCCATTTGGAAGCTTACCTCGCCAAACGTGACGGCGTCGACAAGCTTCTCAAGATTTGCCGTTACGTCACGAAGCTGATTGTCGCTTCGTCCGTCCTACCTTTGGACCCGAACCTCTCTCACCGTCTCAAAAGCTTCGAATCTAGCGTCGGCGTAAGCCGGAAAGCTTTCCGGCTCGGGAAATTCGTTCAAGACCTCAACGCGCTTCGTAACACGCGCGTGGATTCCACGACCGAGTTGATCATTTCCGTGATCGCTTACGGGAGTGAAGGATTCTACTTTTTCGTTGAGCAATTCGTTTGGTTAGCGAAAACCGGGTTGATAGATCCGAAGCGTTCGAGAATTTTGACGAAGGTGAGCGCTTATGCTGAACTCGTTGGTTATTTCGGTAGTGTGGCGATGAAATTTAGGGATTTGGGGGTTATTGTTGAGGAAGAAGGTTGTTTGAAATCGAGCATTGAGATTGAGGGTTTGAGAGGTGATGATTTCGGAGAGAAAGAATTGAAGTTAGGTAAATTGAGAGAGAAGAAACTGATGAAGAGGTTCTCAATTGTTCAGGATTTGGCTGATGGATTGATGGCTTTGGATGATATTTTGGATGGGAATGCGCCGTTTTCGAAGCCGATTGTGCTGTCTTCTGCTGGGCTTTTATCAGCTCTTATTAGCACTCACAAGAATTGGGTTTCTTGCTGA
- the LOC127091872 gene encoding lysophospholipid acyltransferase LPEAT1 isoform X1, which translates to MESKLQDVNSKPPKQPDPVHDDGPLLKPITIFASDTEELERKFAAYVRRDVYGTMGRGELPTKEKVLLGVALVTLVPMRVVAAMALLLLYYLICRVCTLCSVPNREDEQEDYAHLVGWRRIVIVQCGKALARLMLFILGFYWITHSCRVENPTSSEKENKRQPEETGRPGVIISNHVSYVDILYHTSKSFPSFVAKRSVAKLPLIGLISKCLGCIYVQRESKTSEFKGVSAIVTERIREAHRNTSAPMMMLFPEGTTTNGEYLLPFKSGGFLAHAPVLPVILNYRYKRFSPAWDSISGLRHVIFLFCQFVNYMEVTELPMYSPSEQEKDNPKLYANNVRRLMSTEGNLILSDIGLAEKRIYHSALNGLFSQC; encoded by the exons ATGGAGTCCAAACTCCAAGACGTAAATTCCAAGCCACCAAAACAACCCGACCCGGTTCACGACGACGGTCCTCTTCTCAAACCGATTACAATCTTCGCTTCCGACACCGAAGAACTCGAGAGGAAATTCGCCGCATATGTCCGACGCGATGTTTACGGAACAATGGGACGCGGCGAGTTACCGACGAAGGAGAAGGTGTTATTGGGGGTTGCATTGGTGACGCTTGTTCCGATGAGAGTGGTTGCGGCTatggcgttgttgttgttgtattaTTTGATTTGTAGGGTTTGTACATTGTGTTCTGTTCCCAATCGGGAGGATGAACAGGAGGATTATGCGCATTTAGTTGGATGGAGAAGGATCGTTATTGTCCAGTGTGGGAAAGCTCTTGCTAGGCTCATGCTTTTCATTTTAGGGTTTTATTGGATTACGCATTCATGTCGCGTTGAAAACCCTACCTCCAGTGAG AAGGAAAACAAACGCCAGCCTGAAGAGACAGGAAGACCCGGTGTAATAATATCTAATCATGTATCATACGTGGACATTTTGTATCACACGTCTAAATCATTCCCAAGTTTTGTTGCTAAG AGATCAGTGGCTAAACTTCCTCTAATTGGTCTCATCAG CAAGTGTCTTGGTTGTATCTACGTTCAGCGGGAGTCCAAGACATCAGAATTCAAGGGTGTTTCAG CTATTGTCACCGAAAGAATTCGAGAAGCTCATCGAAATACATCTGCTCCAATGATGATGTTATTTCCAG AAGGTACAACCACAAATGGAGAATATCTCCTTCCATTCAAGAGTGGTGGTTTTTTGGCACATGCACCAGTACTTCCTGTAATTTTAAATTACCGTTACAAGAGATTTAGCCCTGCTTGGGATTCCATATCTGGG CTGCGTCATGTGATTTTTCTTTTCTGTCAGTTTGTAAATTATATGGAGGTGACAGAGTTACCTATGTACTCTCCCTCAGAACAGGAGAAGGATAATCCCAAACTATATGCAAATAATGTTAGAAGGTTGATGTCTACTGAG GGTAATTTGATACTTTCAGATATTGGGCTAGCTGAGAAACGAATATATCACTCTGCTCTTAATG GTTTGTTTTCCCAATGCTAA
- the LOC127091872 gene encoding lysophospholipid acyltransferase LPEAT1 isoform X2 translates to MESKLQDVNSKPPKQPDPVHDDGPLLKPITIFASDTEELERKFAAYVRRDVYGTMGRGELPTKEKVLLGVALVTLVPMRVVAAMALLLLYYLICRVCTLCSVPNREDEQEDYAHLVGWRRIVIVQCGKALARLMLFILGFYWITHSCRVENPTSSEENKRQPEETGRPGVIISNHVSYVDILYHTSKSFPSFVAKRSVAKLPLIGLISKCLGCIYVQRESKTSEFKGVSAIVTERIREAHRNTSAPMMMLFPEGTTTNGEYLLPFKSGGFLAHAPVLPVILNYRYKRFSPAWDSISGLRHVIFLFCQFVNYMEVTELPMYSPSEQEKDNPKLYANNVRRLMSTEGNLILSDIGLAEKRIYHSALNGLFSQC, encoded by the exons ATGGAGTCCAAACTCCAAGACGTAAATTCCAAGCCACCAAAACAACCCGACCCGGTTCACGACGACGGTCCTCTTCTCAAACCGATTACAATCTTCGCTTCCGACACCGAAGAACTCGAGAGGAAATTCGCCGCATATGTCCGACGCGATGTTTACGGAACAATGGGACGCGGCGAGTTACCGACGAAGGAGAAGGTGTTATTGGGGGTTGCATTGGTGACGCTTGTTCCGATGAGAGTGGTTGCGGCTatggcgttgttgttgttgtattaTTTGATTTGTAGGGTTTGTACATTGTGTTCTGTTCCCAATCGGGAGGATGAACAGGAGGATTATGCGCATTTAGTTGGATGGAGAAGGATCGTTATTGTCCAGTGTGGGAAAGCTCTTGCTAGGCTCATGCTTTTCATTTTAGGGTTTTATTGGATTACGCATTCATGTCGCGTTGAAAACCCTACCTCCAGTGAG GAAAACAAACGCCAGCCTGAAGAGACAGGAAGACCCGGTGTAATAATATCTAATCATGTATCATACGTGGACATTTTGTATCACACGTCTAAATCATTCCCAAGTTTTGTTGCTAAG AGATCAGTGGCTAAACTTCCTCTAATTGGTCTCATCAG CAAGTGTCTTGGTTGTATCTACGTTCAGCGGGAGTCCAAGACATCAGAATTCAAGGGTGTTTCAG CTATTGTCACCGAAAGAATTCGAGAAGCTCATCGAAATACATCTGCTCCAATGATGATGTTATTTCCAG AAGGTACAACCACAAATGGAGAATATCTCCTTCCATTCAAGAGTGGTGGTTTTTTGGCACATGCACCAGTACTTCCTGTAATTTTAAATTACCGTTACAAGAGATTTAGCCCTGCTTGGGATTCCATATCTGGG CTGCGTCATGTGATTTTTCTTTTCTGTCAGTTTGTAAATTATATGGAGGTGACAGAGTTACCTATGTACTCTCCCTCAGAACAGGAGAAGGATAATCCCAAACTATATGCAAATAATGTTAGAAGGTTGATGTCTACTGAG GGTAATTTGATACTTTCAGATATTGGGCTAGCTGAGAAACGAATATATCACTCTGCTCTTAATG GTTTGTTTTCCCAATGCTAA